In Anabas testudineus chromosome 12, fAnaTes1.2, whole genome shotgun sequence, one genomic interval encodes:
- the flvcr2a gene encoding feline leukemia virus subgroup C receptor-related protein 2 isoform X1, with the protein MSAQDYFCHGSMDGIWKAGDNGVCPAEDEKASLLENNHHLPLGESSDTLLPSAVDTAPLIPFMETKLYKRRWVMLFIFSAYSMSNGFMWLQYGIISNIFTRFYNTDTVAIDWLSMIYFLTYIPLILPVMWVLDKRGMRDVVVVGSALNCIGAWIKTSTANPSMFSMALLGQFVCSVATVYILSIPSKLASLWFGLQEVSTACSIGVLGNQMGIAIGFLIPPILVPNVDDINELAYHIRIMFYISAGVATLIFILVIIVFQEKPELPPTQAQAQARDIPPEQYSYTASILRLLCNKPFMLLVVSYGLNVGCFYAVSTLLNRMIIEHYPGEEVNAGRIGLTIVIAGMVGSLICGIWLDKTKTYKQTTLVVYLLSLIGMLVYAFTLNLGHLWVVFITGGILGFFMTGYLPLGFEYAVELTYPESEGTSSGLLNCSAQIFGIIFTIAQGKIIDAWGTLAGNIFLSVFLLIGTIMTGFIKSELRRQKANLQAEVQTQSPSPASPVHSYGATACSGPIQQES; encoded by the exons ATGAGCGCTCAGGATTATTTCTGTCACGGGAGTATGGATGGCATTTGGAAGGCCGGGGACAATGGTGTCTGTCCAGCAGAAGACGAGAAAGCCAGTTTGCTTGAAAACAACCACCACCTTCCTCTGGGTGAGAGCAGCGACACCTTGTTGCCTTCAGCTGTGGACACAGCACCCCTCATCCCATTCATGGAGACAAAGTTATACAAGCGACGGTGGGTCATGCTGTTCATATTCAGTGCCTACTCCATGAGCAATGGGTTCATGTGGCTACAGTATGGCATCATCAGCAACATCTTCACACGCTTCTACAATACTGACACCGTGGCCATTGACTGGCTCTCCATGATCTATTTCCTCACCTACATCCCTCTCATTCTTCCTGTCATGTGGGTGTTGGACAAACGGGGTATGAGGGACGTTGTAGTGGTGGGATCGGCCTTAAACTGCATCGGAGCATGGATCAAAACGAGCACGGCAAACCCCAGTATGTTCTCCATGGCCTTGTTGGGCCAATTTGTGTGTTCAGTGGCCACGGTTTATATCCTGAGCATCCCATCCAAGCTGGCATCTTTGTGGTTTGGACTGCAGGAGGTGTCCACCGCCTGTTCCATAGGTGTTCTGGGTAATCAG ATGGGTATTGCCATTGGGTTCCTCATTCCGCCCATCCTTGTGCCTAATGTGGACGATATCAATGAGCTGGCTTACCACATCAGGATCATGTTCTACATCAGCGCTGGCGTTGCCACCCTCATATTCATCCTTGTCATCATTG TGTTCCAGGAAAAACCAGAGCTTCCTCCCACCCAAGCCCAGGCCCAGGCCAGGGACATCCCCCCCGAACAGTACTCCTACACGGCTTCTATCTTAAGGCTGCTGTGCAACAAGCCCTTTATGCTCCTGGTGGTCAGCTATG GGCTGAACGTCGGCTGCTTCTATGCTGTATCTACACTGTTGAACCGGATGATCATTGAACACTATCCT ggTGAAGAGGTGAATGCTGGGAGGATTGgtttaacaattgtcattgcTGGCATGGTGGGCTCCCTGATATGTGGCATTTGGCTGGACAAAACCAAAACCTACAA ACAGACCACCCTGGTGGTGTATCTGCTGTCTCTGATTGGGATGCTGGTCTACGCCTTCACTCTCAACCTGGGTCATCTGTGGGTGGTATTTATCACAGGTGGAATCTTAGG TTTTTTCATGACAGGATATCTGCCTCTGGGCTTTGAATATGCCGTTGAGCTCACTTATCCAGAGTCAGAGGGGACATCATCTGGACTGCTCAACTGTTCAGCACAG ATCTTTGGAATCATCTTCACCATCGCCCAAGGAAAGATTATAGATGCATGGGGGACTTTAGCGGGAAACATCTTTCTCAGTGTCTTTCTGTTAATAGGAACAATAATGACAG GGTTCATCAAGTCTGAGCTCCGACGACAGAAGGCCAACCTACAGGCTGAGGTGCAGACACAGAGT CCGAGCCCTGCGTCGCCAGTGCACAGCTACGGGGCCACAGCGTGCAGTGGCCCCATTCAACAGGAGTCTTGA
- the flvcr2a gene encoding feline leukemia virus subgroup C receptor-related protein 2 isoform X2, translating into MSAQDYFCHGSMDGIWKAGDNGVCPAEDEKASLLENNHHLPLGESSDTLLPSAVDTAPLIPFMETKLYKRRWVMLFIFSAYSMSNGFMWLQYGIISNIFTRFYNTDTVAIDWLSMIYFLTYIPLILPVMWVLDKRGMRDVVVVGSALNCIGAWIKTSTANPSMFSMALLGQFVCSVATVYILSIPSKLASLWFGLQEVSTACSIGVLGNQMGIAIGFLIPPILVPNVDDINELAYHIRIMFYISAGVATLIFILVIIVFQEKPELPPTQAQAQARDIPPEQYSYTASILRLLCNKPFMLLVVSYGLNVGCFYAVSTLLNRMIIEHYPGEEVNAGRIGLTIVIAGMVGSLICGIWLDKTKTYKQTTLVVYLLSLIGMLVYAFTLNLGHLWVVFITGGILGFFMTGYLPLGFEYAVELTYPESEGTSSGLLNCSAQIFGIIFTIAQGKIIDAWGTLAGNIFLSVFLLIGTIMTGFIKSELRRQKANLQAEVQTQSKATADLEQGEPEILKVGKL; encoded by the exons ATGAGCGCTCAGGATTATTTCTGTCACGGGAGTATGGATGGCATTTGGAAGGCCGGGGACAATGGTGTCTGTCCAGCAGAAGACGAGAAAGCCAGTTTGCTTGAAAACAACCACCACCTTCCTCTGGGTGAGAGCAGCGACACCTTGTTGCCTTCAGCTGTGGACACAGCACCCCTCATCCCATTCATGGAGACAAAGTTATACAAGCGACGGTGGGTCATGCTGTTCATATTCAGTGCCTACTCCATGAGCAATGGGTTCATGTGGCTACAGTATGGCATCATCAGCAACATCTTCACACGCTTCTACAATACTGACACCGTGGCCATTGACTGGCTCTCCATGATCTATTTCCTCACCTACATCCCTCTCATTCTTCCTGTCATGTGGGTGTTGGACAAACGGGGTATGAGGGACGTTGTAGTGGTGGGATCGGCCTTAAACTGCATCGGAGCATGGATCAAAACGAGCACGGCAAACCCCAGTATGTTCTCCATGGCCTTGTTGGGCCAATTTGTGTGTTCAGTGGCCACGGTTTATATCCTGAGCATCCCATCCAAGCTGGCATCTTTGTGGTTTGGACTGCAGGAGGTGTCCACCGCCTGTTCCATAGGTGTTCTGGGTAATCAG ATGGGTATTGCCATTGGGTTCCTCATTCCGCCCATCCTTGTGCCTAATGTGGACGATATCAATGAGCTGGCTTACCACATCAGGATCATGTTCTACATCAGCGCTGGCGTTGCCACCCTCATATTCATCCTTGTCATCATTG TGTTCCAGGAAAAACCAGAGCTTCCTCCCACCCAAGCCCAGGCCCAGGCCAGGGACATCCCCCCCGAACAGTACTCCTACACGGCTTCTATCTTAAGGCTGCTGTGCAACAAGCCCTTTATGCTCCTGGTGGTCAGCTATG GGCTGAACGTCGGCTGCTTCTATGCTGTATCTACACTGTTGAACCGGATGATCATTGAACACTATCCT ggTGAAGAGGTGAATGCTGGGAGGATTGgtttaacaattgtcattgcTGGCATGGTGGGCTCCCTGATATGTGGCATTTGGCTGGACAAAACCAAAACCTACAA ACAGACCACCCTGGTGGTGTATCTGCTGTCTCTGATTGGGATGCTGGTCTACGCCTTCACTCTCAACCTGGGTCATCTGTGGGTGGTATTTATCACAGGTGGAATCTTAGG TTTTTTCATGACAGGATATCTGCCTCTGGGCTTTGAATATGCCGTTGAGCTCACTTATCCAGAGTCAGAGGGGACATCATCTGGACTGCTCAACTGTTCAGCACAG ATCTTTGGAATCATCTTCACCATCGCCCAAGGAAAGATTATAGATGCATGGGGGACTTTAGCGGGAAACATCTTTCTCAGTGTCTTTCTGTTAATAGGAACAATAATGACAG GGTTCATCAAGTCTGAGCTCCGACGACAGAAGGCCAACCTACAGGCTGAGGTGCAGACACAGAGT AAGGCAACAGCTGACCTGGAGCAAGGCGAACCTGAAATCCTTAAAGTGGGAAAGTTGTAA